In Natronoarchaeum philippinense, a single window of DNA contains:
- a CDS encoding PRC-barrel domain-containing protein: MSDILAENLSGKAVMGSDGTELGMLYNITMDLKSGELDEVLIEPDEESVQRNVNLDTDKAGRYRVPVEAVQAVKDYIVVSR, encoded by the coding sequence ATGTCCGACATACTCGCCGAGAACCTCTCGGGGAAGGCCGTCATGGGAAGCGACGGCACCGAACTCGGAATGCTGTACAACATCACGATGGATCTCAAGAGCGGCGAACTCGACGAGGTCCTGATCGAACCGGACGAGGAAAGCGTCCAGCGAAACGTGAACCTCGACACCGACAAAGCGGGGCGCTACCGAGTTCCCGTTGAGGCCGTGCAGGCGGTCAAAGACTACATCGTCGTCAGCCGCTAA
- a CDS encoding Hvo_1808 family surface protein codes for MRPLVAVGAAFLFVLSGVVAPVTAAPAATPVSSEVTPGATPMPDGTVAAPASPALQQSSPIGNCAVQPPGNHTDPAEDVLGWSEGYWYNESVAVDDSDGLNETELDALVSRTQARVEAIRCLEFETDVGVEIRTRAEFRNASVFGNVTENLRQFENVTYEALMLVGADEDAVEVQRENLGAGVGGYYEPTTDNLVVVSDDPDAVQFSEPVLAHELVHALQDQQFDLTRFNATTIDGANAENGLIEGDASYVESIYRQACGGVWSGTCRTEESEGPSGGDLANLPLYLLSYQPYSDGPAFVAHLQQTTGNWSAVDRAYERVPDTSQEVLYPERYPDERTANLTAPNESTDAWERIDIAGRSDYGVAGEPALFTMFAAPTFQSQGEAPFIGRGEFFEGGAGSLDPYDYSAPPSAGWNGDRLTPYRNADNETGYVWQIAWESPSEAEEFASDYGDLLRYYDAEAVDGLADTYELDGRFEDAYSVQLDGSVVRIVHAPTVDQLRQLDPDAAPEGDSDVTAADEQDPIPGFDAAAATAALVGVALIAARRRSSDR; via the coding sequence ATGCGCCCGCTTGTTGCCGTCGGCGCGGCGTTCCTGTTCGTCCTCTCGGGCGTCGTTGCTCCGGTTACTGCCGCACCCGCAGCGACGCCGGTGTCGAGCGAGGTCACCCCCGGTGCGACACCGATGCCCGATGGGACCGTCGCCGCCCCGGCGTCGCCCGCCCTCCAGCAGTCCAGTCCGATCGGGAACTGTGCCGTCCAACCGCCCGGAAACCACACTGACCCGGCCGAGGACGTACTTGGCTGGTCGGAAGGCTACTGGTACAACGAGTCGGTCGCGGTCGATGACTCCGACGGCCTCAACGAGACGGAACTCGACGCGCTGGTATCGCGCACGCAAGCGCGCGTCGAGGCCATCCGCTGTCTGGAGTTCGAGACGGATGTCGGCGTCGAGATCAGGACCCGCGCCGAGTTCCGGAACGCGTCGGTCTTTGGTAACGTCACTGAGAATCTGCGCCAGTTCGAGAACGTGACCTACGAGGCCCTGATGCTCGTCGGCGCCGACGAGGACGCCGTCGAGGTCCAGCGGGAGAACCTCGGCGCCGGCGTCGGCGGCTACTACGAGCCCACGACCGACAACCTCGTCGTCGTCTCGGACGACCCCGACGCCGTCCAGTTCTCCGAGCCCGTCCTCGCCCACGAACTCGTCCACGCTCTCCAAGACCAGCAGTTCGATCTCACGCGGTTCAACGCCACCACCATCGACGGCGCCAACGCCGAAAACGGTCTGATCGAAGGCGACGCGAGCTACGTCGAGTCGATCTACCGGCAGGCCTGCGGGGGCGTCTGGTCGGGGACCTGCCGTACTGAAGAAAGCGAAGGCCCCTCCGGCGGCGATCTGGCGAACCTCCCGCTGTACCTGCTTTCCTACCAGCCCTACAGCGACGGTCCCGCGTTCGTGGCTCACCTCCAACAGACCACTGGGAACTGGAGCGCGGTCGATCGGGCCTACGAGCGCGTGCCCGACACGAGCCAGGAGGTGCTGTACCCCGAGCGATACCCCGACGAGCGAACTGCGAACCTGACCGCGCCCAACGAAAGCACCGACGCGTGGGAGCGCATCGACATCGCCGGCCGGTCTGACTACGGCGTCGCCGGCGAGCCCGCGCTGTTTACCATGTTCGCCGCGCCGACGTTCCAGTCGCAGGGCGAGGCGCCGTTTATCGGCCGCGGGGAGTTCTTCGAGGGCGGCGCCGGATCGCTCGATCCCTACGACTACTCGGCGCCGCCGTCGGCCGGCTGGAACGGCGATCGGCTCACGCCCTACCGGAACGCCGACAACGAGACGGGCTACGTCTGGCAGATCGCTTGGGAATCGCCGAGTGAGGCCGAGGAGTTCGCCAGCGACTACGGCGACCTGTTGCGATACTACGACGCCGAGGCGGTCGACGGACTGGCCGACACGTACGAACTCGACGGCCGGTTCGAGGACGCCTACTCCGTCCAGCTCGACGGGAGCGTCGTCCGGATCGTCCACGCGCCGACGGTCGATCAGCTGCGCCAACTCGATCCCGACGCGGCGCCAGAAGGCGATTCCGACGTGACCGCGGCCGACGAACAGGATCCGATCCCCGGCTTCGACGCCGCGGCGGCAACGGCGGCGCTCGTCGGTGTTGCCCTGATCGCTGCGCGACGCCGAAGTTCGGATCGCTAA
- a CDS encoding CopG family transcriptional regulator, which translates to MARQYCVVCDDDIGDRVDAIAREYELTEQEVIRQLLRQALADSDD; encoded by the coding sequence ATGGCACGGCAGTACTGCGTCGTCTGCGACGACGACATCGGGGACCGGGTCGACGCGATCGCCCGGGAGTACGAGCTGACCGAACAGGAGGTCATCCGGCAGCTGCTCCGACAGGCGCTCGCGGACTCGGACGATTAG
- a CDS encoding tripartite tricarboxylate transporter permease, producing the protein MSVLGGLLDGAALVFQPFALTLIVVGVFIGIVMGSIPGMTATMTVAVLVSFTFGMSPTEGMMLLLGIYGGALYAGSIPAILIRTPGTPSAAATIFDGFPLSQRGEAGSAIGIATVASFVGGAISVVLITFLSPQIAQVALAFGSPEYFALAFFGLTIIASVSGDSILKGMISGLLGMLIATIGLDPNTGFPRFTFGVTELAAGVQFIAVMIGLFGLAEGLNRYREGIGVVDVTQRISGITPGLSDLREIRGVTLGSSLAGSLIGAIPGAGGDIAAFVTYNEAKRWSGDADPPFGEGNVRGVAAAESGNNASTAGALVPTLTLGIPGDSVTAILIGALMVHGIRPGPGLFETNTALVYSIFIGFFVVYVVILIAGLLGAHLWVRLINFPAKYLWPVIFVLCVVGSFALRGGIFDVWAMVAAGGLGYLLRIDGYPLAPMVLGLILGPIAESNLRRSLELSGGSWDIIYTSPIAAAILVLSIISLFAPFLAEYARSD; encoded by the coding sequence GTGAGCGTCCTCGGTGGCCTGCTCGACGGCGCGGCGCTCGTCTTCCAGCCGTTCGCCCTCACGCTCATCGTCGTCGGGGTGTTCATCGGCATCGTAATGGGGTCAATCCCGGGAATGACCGCGACGATGACTGTCGCGGTGCTGGTTTCGTTCACGTTCGGGATGAGCCCGACCGAGGGGATGATGCTGCTGCTTGGCATCTACGGCGGCGCGCTGTACGCCGGCTCGATCCCGGCGATTCTGATCCGAACGCCGGGGACGCCCAGCGCCGCGGCGACGATTTTCGACGGCTTCCCGCTCTCTCAACGCGGCGAGGCGGGCAGCGCCATCGGGATCGCCACCGTCGCTTCGTTCGTCGGCGGCGCGATCAGCGTCGTGCTGATCACGTTCCTCTCGCCACAGATCGCACAGGTCGCGCTGGCGTTCGGGTCGCCCGAGTACTTCGCACTGGCCTTCTTCGGGCTGACGATCATCGCCAGCGTCAGCGGCGACTCGATCCTCAAGGGGATGATCTCGGGGCTTCTCGGCATGCTGATTGCCACGATCGGACTGGATCCGAACACCGGCTTCCCGCGGTTCACGTTCGGCGTCACCGAACTGGCCGCTGGCGTCCAGTTCATCGCGGTGATGATCGGCCTGTTCGGACTCGCGGAGGGGCTGAACCGCTATCGCGAGGGGATCGGCGTCGTCGACGTCACGCAGCGGATCTCCGGTATCACGCCCGGGCTCAGCGACTTGCGAGAGATCCGCGGCGTCACGCTCGGGTCGAGTCTCGCGGGGTCGCTCATCGGCGCGATTCCCGGCGCAGGCGGCGACATCGCCGCGTTCGTCACCTACAACGAGGCCAAACGCTGGTCCGGCGACGCTGACCCGCCGTTTGGCGAGGGCAACGTCCGCGGGGTAGCGGCAGCCGAGTCAGGAAACAACGCCAGCACCGCCGGCGCGCTCGTCCCGACGTTGACTCTCGGTATCCCCGGCGACTCAGTGACGGCAATCCTCATCGGCGCCCTGATGGTTCACGGCATCCGTCCCGGCCCCGGGTTGTTCGAGACCAACACCGCGCTCGTGTACTCGATCTTCATCGGGTTCTTTGTCGTGTACGTGGTCATCCTGATCGCCGGGTTGCTCGGGGCGCACCTGTGGGTGCGGCTGATCAACTTCCCGGCGAAGTACCTCTGGCCGGTGATCTTCGTCCTCTGCGTCGTCGGTTCGTTCGCGCTCCGTGGGGGGATCTTTGATGTCTGGGCGATGGTCGCCGCCGGCGGTCTGGGCTACTTGCTTCGGATCGACGGGTACCCGCTGGCGCCGATGGTGCTCGGGCTGATCCTAGGGCCGATCGCCGAGTCGAATCTCCGGCGGTCGCTCGAACTGTCCGGCGGGTCGTGGGACATCATCTACACCAGCCCGATCGCGGCGGCGATCCTCGTACTCTCTATCATCTCGCTGTTCGCGCCGTTCTTGGCGGAGTACGCTCGGTCGGACTGA
- a CDS encoding cysteine hydrolase family protein — protein sequence MKLDPERTAVVVVDMQNGFAHPDGSLYAPGSETAIEPIAELVDRAREAGARVVYTRDVHPPEQFEGNHYYDEFERWGEHVVEGTWETEFVDGLDVREEDLIVEKHTYDAFHQTQLDGWLSARGIDDLVLCGTLANVCVLHTGGSAGLRDYRPLLVEDAIGAIEDEHKEYALEHADWLFGEVVDREDIEFA from the coding sequence ATGAAACTCGATCCCGAGCGCACTGCGGTCGTCGTCGTCGACATGCAAAACGGGTTCGCCCACCCCGACGGCAGCCTCTACGCCCCCGGTAGCGAGACCGCGATCGAGCCGATCGCGGAACTGGTCGACCGAGCGCGGGAAGCCGGCGCACGCGTCGTCTACACGCGCGACGTACACCCACCCGAGCAGTTCGAGGGGAACCACTACTACGACGAGTTCGAGCGCTGGGGCGAGCACGTCGTCGAGGGGACGTGGGAAACCGAGTTCGTCGACGGCCTCGACGTGCGCGAGGAGGATCTGATCGTCGAGAAACACACCTACGACGCCTTCCACCAAACCCAACTCGACGGCTGGCTCAGCGCGCGCGGCATCGACGACCTCGTACTCTGTGGCACGCTGGCGAACGTCTGCGTGCTCCACACCGGCGGGAGCGCCGGCCTGCGGGACTATCGCCCCCTGCTGGTCGAGGACGCCATCGGCGCCATCGAGGACGAGCACAAGGAGTACGCCTTGGAGCACGCCGACTGGCTGTTCGGAGAGGTCGTCGACCGCGAGGACATCGAGTTCGCCTGA
- a CDS encoding NOB1 family endonuclease: MYVLDSSAFINEYHTDEDIATIPMVREELEDESAYRYDAMEGSGMHIHIPGEETVETVERAARESGDFDELSTTDIRLVAATFELDGTLVTDDYAMQNVADKLNVTVEVIARDGIDEQRDWRFQCQGCGREFDENRDRCPICGSSLSRKNPSNA, from the coding sequence ATGTACGTTCTCGACTCCTCCGCTTTTATCAACGAGTATCACACCGACGAGGACATCGCAACCATCCCCATGGTCCGCGAGGAGCTCGAAGACGAGAGCGCCTACCGGTACGACGCCATGGAAGGGTCCGGGATGCACATCCACATCCCCGGCGAGGAAACCGTCGAGACGGTCGAGCGCGCCGCTCGCGAGAGCGGGGATTTCGACGAGCTCTCGACGACTGACATCAGGCTCGTCGCCGCGACGTTCGAGCTAGACGGCACGCTCGTCACCGACGACTACGCCATGCAAAACGTCGCCGACAAGCTCAACGTCACCGTCGAGGTGATCGCCCGCGATGGGATCGACGAGCAGCGCGACTGGCGATTCCAGTGTCAGGGCTGTGGCCGCGAGTTCGACGAGAACCGCGACCGCTGTCCGATCTGTGGCAGTTCGCTGTCCCGCAAAAACCCCTCGAACGCCTAA
- a CDS encoding tripartite tricarboxylate transporter TctB family protein, whose protein sequence is MPVEIGHTDKISSVLLLALSAGVFVVSGDFPRGPGITGPAFFPRVISVLIAAFALAQLGKRLYVSRVRSYEITHEVAVQVFAVFGLVVAYVLALPWIGFVPATIAFLLAAMWYSGVGSLPRAVVVAVGVTLALYYTFIVFLRVPLPEGVFVPVRPFLPSVVGWSP, encoded by the coding sequence ATGCCAGTCGAAATCGGACACACTGACAAGATCAGTTCAGTACTGCTGCTCGCGCTCTCTGCGGGCGTGTTCGTCGTCAGCGGCGACTTTCCCCGCGGCCCCGGCATCACCGGCCCGGCATTCTTCCCGCGGGTGATCTCCGTCCTGATCGCTGCGTTCGCTCTCGCACAGCTCGGCAAGCGACTGTACGTCTCGCGCGTTCGCTCCTACGAGATCACCCACGAAGTGGCGGTGCAGGTGTTCGCCGTGTTCGGCCTCGTCGTCGCCTACGTGCTGGCGCTACCTTGGATCGGCTTCGTCCCGGCAACGATCGCCTTCCTGCTGGCGGCGATGTGGTACTCTGGCGTCGGGTCGCTACCCCGCGCGGTGGTCGTCGCAGTCGGCGTGACGCTCGCGCTGTACTACACGTTCATCGTGTTCTTGCGCGTCCCGCTCCCGGAGGGCGTGTTCGTTCCGGTACGCCCGTTCCTCCCTAGCGTCGTGGGGTGGTCGCCGTGA